Genomic window (Nitrospirota bacterium):
TGAACTGGGACATCTGCTCCATGGCACGTTCAACATCGGGAAGAAAGACCTTGCGTGTCTGGCGGGGCAGAAAAATCCGAATCAGGCCTTCAAGATCTTTGAATTCCTTGAGGACGAACGCGTTGACTATCTTCTTGGACTCAGTTATCCGGGGCTTGAAAAGGACCGGCGAACTATCATGGACGCATTTCTATCCAGGACGCATGCAACGGGAGAGGTGAAAAGGTCTGTCTTCGAGTCCCTGAGCTTCCGGATATCAGATGCGATGGACGGCTCCGACAGTCTTTGCAGGCTCATGCCGCTTCTGAAAGAGGCCCTTGCCCAGGTGTTAAGACCCGACTGCACCGTCAGGGATGCGCTCGATCTGGCAGTCCGTCTCTACGCGTCATTAAACGGCGAAGCATCCTGTGAGGTCTGCGAAAACCGGGAATCCCCGGACCGGCTCTTTTATCGCGGGATCATTGACTATGATCTTGTCGATGATGCGTCTTCCGGTACATCGAGGCTCGTTCTTGACATGGTTGAGCGTTTCAACGAAAAGAAAGCCGAGATAGCTCCGGAGACGGTGGCAGAAGCACTGAGACGGATCGAAGAGGCTGAGATCATAGACTCTGAGGAGCTCCTCTGGCAGGTCGAAGACAGTGAACGACTCGCAGAACTGTTTGAACAGGTCCAGAATGTCATAGCAGAGATGGAGGCAGAAAAGCGGTTTCGCAGGTCGGTCTATTATGACGAGTGGGACATGAAGCTTGGCGACTACCGCAAAGACTGGTGCCGGGTGAGGGAGATGGACATGCCCGAGACATCGCCTGCTTTTTATCAAAAGACGATTACCGACAATTACGGGCTGGTGAGCCTGCTCAGACGGCACTTCAGCCTTTTGAGGCCAGACCGCATCAAGCGCTACTTCAGGGAAGAGCGGGGAGACGATATTGATCTGGACGCGGTCATCGAGGCCCTGGTCGAACGGCATGCAGGGATAACCCCCTCTGACCGCGTTTATATCAGAAGGGAAAAGAACCTTCGCGATGTATCGGTCGCATTCCTGCTGGACATGAGCTATTCCACCGGCGACGAACTCCCCTCAGGCAAGCGGATCATCGACATCGAGCGGGAGGGGATGGTGCTGATGGCAGAGGCCCTCGAGAGTATCGGCGACCAGTGGGCGGTGTATGGCTTTTCCTCGAATTACCGCGACAAGGTGGATTTTTTCGTTGTCCATGATTTTGACGAACCCTTCGGCGTTGCGGCAAAAATGCGTTTTGAAAGCATCAGGCCCATTGCCCAGACGCGGCTCGGCGCTGCGATCAGGCATGCAAACCGGCTGCTCGCCAGACGTCCTTCACGCATCCGGCTGCTTATCCTTCTCTCTGACGGCCGGCCGTATGACATTGATTACGGCGACTCGGATTATGCCGTTGAGGATACCAGAAGGGCCTTGTGGGAGGGCAGGCGCAAAGGGGTCAATTCTTTCTGCATCACCGTGGACAAAAAAAGTCGTGACTATCTGCCGTATATGTATGGTGAGGCGAATTATACGCTTATCGATAATATCGAGACATTGCCGGCGAGACTGCCGCTGATCTATAAACGACTCACAACATAGGGAAAGGAGAAGATCATGGAACGTTGTTATCAATGTGGAGGTCCGGCGGTATTTATCTGCCCGGACTGCAGCTCAAAGGTCTGCAAGGACCATATGGAGCTCCGGTATGCCGGACCGGACAGAGGGTTTAAATCCCGCTATATGTGCCCTGTCTGCTGGAAGGTGAAGCGGGTCATGCTGGAGCAGAATATGGTCAACGCGATCCAGCATAAACCGAAGGTCTTTGTCTTCGGCGGAAGAAAGACAGGGGTGTAGGAGAAGGCCATGAAAGCGCCGGGCAGAAAGAACACGCCGGACTACCGGAAGAGATTGGCAGGGCTCGAGGCATTTGCCCTTGAAAAGGGGGCCTATCGCGCCAGGGTCTTCCCCTCAAAGGATGTAGCGGTTGACGAGCGGGTGCGGATGAAATGCCAGATACCGCTCTGTCCGCACTACGGCAGGACGCTCACCTGTCCGCCCAACGTGCCGACGGTCGATGAGTTCAGGAGAGCGCTCGGAAACTACCGGAAGGCGCTCCTGGTCCAGACACGCAGTTCATTGAGCGGGGAGATCGATTCGTACGACAAGGAAGAGGTAAAGAGGTTTTTCATGAACCCGTCTAAAACAGCGCAAGCCAAAGGAGGTGAAGGGGGAGGAGCTCAGGACGATTTCAGCAACGTGAAGATCGCTGCGGTACGGCTGCATAAGCTGGTAAACGAGGTGGAAAGTAAGGCAATGTCGCTCGGATTCCCGTATGCGCTTGGGCTTATCGGCGGCGAATGTATGCTCTGTCCGGCCTGCGTAGGACCCTGCTCAGCGGAAGGGTGCCGACGGCCGTTTGAGGCCAGGCCATCGATGGAAGGCGTCGGCATTGATGTTCTGCAGACCTGTGTCAGGGCAGGACTTCCGTTTGAGATGCCGCCAAAAACAGAGATCGTCTGGTCAGGCCTGCTGTTGATCGATTAGAGAGTGCATCGTCTTGTGTCATCAAGGCGATACGGATGCATAACTTAACAAGGAGGTTTTGGAAATGGATCAAATGAACGGACTTGAAAGAGTAGCAACGGCACTGCAGTTTAAAGAGGCGGACCGGGTCCCTACGGCTCCCCTGGTATGCGGTGCATCACACCGTGTGGCAGGAATAAGCTACGGCGAATGGTCATCAGGAGATTACGTGGATGACATGGTGCGCGGCCATCTTGATGCGTTGAAACTGCTTGGCCACGACGGTGTTGTCGCGCTGGTGGACCTCTCCGTAGAGGCGGCTGACTTCGGCCAGGAGGTTTTTTTCCCGGAGATGAACACGGCGTATCCGAACTATGATAATCCCTATATCAAGACGATCGACGACTATAAGAAGATCCAGAAGATCAATCCCCGGAAGTCGAAGAGGATGAAGAGTGTCATTGACATGATCGCCGGCATCTCCAAGGAGGTCGGCAAGACCCACGCTATCGTGGGGTTTGTGTATGGCTCACTCGGCGTCCTGAGCATGATGAGAGGTGCGGAAAACTTCTTTATGGACCTGATCGAGAATCCGGATGCAGTACTGCCGGCCCTTCAGGCAATGGACGACACGCTCCTTGATTATGCAATGGCACAGGCCGAAGCAGGTGCCCATGCAGTCTGCTATGACCACCTGTATTGCTCGCAGAGCATCCTGAGCAAGGAGCTCTGGGAAAAGTTCGAAGGCCCGTCGATCAAGCGGCTTTGCGATGCGATCCGTGAGAAGGGGTGCCTGGTCGCACTGCATAACTGCGGCAACGGCATCTACTTTGACATGTCGCAGAAGTGGGCAAACCCGCATGCGATCTCCCATGCCTATGTTGCGGACGATGTGGACAGCTGGGAAGAACACAAGGCAAAGTGGGGCGGCAAGATCGCCACGATCGGATGGATCCCTCCCGGTCCGGTAGCGATGCTCGGCACGCCTGAAGAGATCGAGGAAGAGTGCAAGGCAGAGATAGAAATATTCGCCAAGGGCGGCGGCTTTATCCTTTCAACAGGCTGCGAATATCCGCCGAATGCTCCGCTCCTCAATGCCCGCAGGATCGTCGAGGCAGGCAAGAAGTACGGCGTGTACAAGAAATAGCGAATCAGGCAATTCATAAAAAATAAGGAGGCCAAAAATGGCAACAAAAGAAAAAGAACAGGAATTGATCAAGAGGTTACAGGATGCGATCATTAATTATAAGGTCGCCGATGCCAGGAAGATCGCTGAAGAAGCAGTAGCTGCAGGCGCCGATGCATATACCGTGACTATGGAGGGCCTTGCCGGTGGCATGGAGGTCGTCAGCGAGAAGTTCGACAGTCATGAATATTTTGTCCCTGAGACACTCCTCTGCGCAAAGGCTCTTTATGCGGCCCTTGATGTGCTGAAGCCCCATATCAAGCTGCAGGCAGGCGGCGTTGCCAAAGGGCAGGTCGTGCTCGGCGTTATGCAGGGAGATGTGCATGACCTTGGCAAGAACATCATCAAGGCCATCTTTGAGGCCTCGGGCTGGACGGTCCATGACCTTGGGAGAGACGTGCCGCTGAAGAGATTCGTGGAAGAGCAGCTGAAGACCGATTCTGATATCGTGATGCTCTCTGCCATGATGACAACATCCATGGTCGGCATCAAAAAACTGATCCCGATGATCAAGGAGAAGAACCCGAAGGTGAAGATCATGATCGGAGGCGCTCCCATTACCGAGAAGACGGTTGAGGAATACGGAGCGGATATAACGGCTGATAATGCGCCGAACGCGCTGAAGGAAGCGATGAAGATGCTCGAGACCCTGAGGAAAGGAAAAGCCGCATAGTATTGCCTTTCATCCTCTTCTGCCTCTCTGTCGTTACCGGCAGCAGGGCGGAAGGGGGTGAGAGCGGTACCCGGGCGGCAGGGGCACGTGCCCAAAAAGGAGAAGGTAACTGATATGGATCATACAATTATTTTTCAACCATCCGGCAGACGCGGCCTGGTGCCGGAGGGGACCACGATCCTCGATGCTTCCAGAAAATTGGGTGTTGACATCGAAGCAGTCTGTGGTGAGCTGGTCGTCTGCGGCAAGTGCCGGGTCAAGATCATGGAAGGCAAATTCCAGAAGGAAGACATCACCTCTTCGATGAAGCATCTCAGCAGCCTTGATGAGAAGGAAAACAAGGTCCTCGAACGCAAGGACGCCGAGGAGCATGTCCGCCTTGCCTGCTGTACAAAGATCTACGGCGATGTGCTCGTGTTTGTCCCTGAGGCAAGCAGGACCGGCAAGCAGGTTGTCAGCAAGGCAGCCGGCAAGATCAAGGTCAAGCTGAAACCTGCAGTCAGGAAATATTATCTGGAACTGCCTGAGCCTAACCTTGACGATCCGCTCGGCGATTTCGAGCGCGTAGAGAGCGAGCTGTACCGGAAGAACCCGAAAATGAAGAAGCTCTCCATAGACTATCGGGCACTCCAGAAGCTCCCGGACGTATTAAGGAAAAGCGACTGGAAGATAACGGTCACCGTCTGGAATGACCTCGAGATCATTCGGGTTGAACCGGGGAAGGTCGGGACCAGTATCGGGCTTGCGGTTGATATCGGTACAACATCGGTTGCCGGATATCTGACAGACCTTAATACGGGTGACGTGCTGGCAACTGAGTCCATGATGAACCCCCAGGTTCGCTATGGCGAAGACGTTATGTCCCGGATCTCCTACTGCATGTTCAATGAGGAGACAGGGTTGAAAGAGCTGCAGGATACGATAATCGAGGGACTCAACACGATTGCGAAACAGGCGACGCATAAGGCCGGATTCTCGACAGATGACATAAGTGAAATGACCCTTGTCTGCAATACGGCCATGCACCATATCCTCCTCGGCATCAACCCCGAATACATGGGGGTAGCGCCTTTTACGCCGGCATTGCACCACTCCGTGGATATAAAAGCAGAGCGTCTCGGCATCCATATACTGCCTGCAGGCAATATCCATGTCCTGCCTATTGAAGCAGGCTTTGTCGGAGCGGACAACGTCGGTTGTCTTATTGCAGACAAGCCGCACAAGAGAAAGGAGATGACGCTTCTTATCGACATCGGGACCAACGGCGAGCTTGTGCTCGGCAATAGGGATAAGCTCATTTCCTGTTCCTGTGCAACAGGCCCTGCACTTGAAGGAGCGCAGATCGAATTCGGCATGCGTGCGGCGCCGGGTGCGATCGAGCGCGTGAAGATAGATCCCGGGACCCTGGAGGCCACATATAAGGTCATCGGCAGCAGCCGCTGGAGCGACGGCGAGGTGAATATGCAGGCCAAGGGCATCTGCGGGTCAGCAATAATCGATGTTATAGCCGAGATGTTCAGGGCTCGTATCCTCAAGAAGAACGGGCAGATTGACCATGATCATTCTTCAAAAAGGATACGCAAGAACGATAAAGGACTCAGCGAATACGTTCTGGCCTGGAAACACGAGACGGCAATCGATGCAGACATTGTCGTCAATCAGAAAGATGTCCGGGCTATCCAGCTTGCAAAGGGCGCCCTGTACTCCGGCTGCCTGATCATGCTCCGCAAGCTTGGCATCAAGCAATTCGATCGTCTTGCCGTGGCCGGGGCCTTTGGCAGCCATATCGATAAGGTAGCAGCCATGGTGATCGGGATGTTCCCTGACTGCGACCTCAAACATGTCGAATACATCGGGAATGCGGCAGGAGATGGGGCCCGCATAGCACTTCTCAGCACCGATGAGCGCAAAGAGGCCAATGTCATCGCCCGAAAAGTCGAGTATGTGGAGTTGGCCCTTGAGGACGATTTCAACGACCGGTTCGGCGAGGCGATGCAGTTCCCTCATATGTTCGATGAATTTCCCCATCTTGAAGGGATACTGCCCAAGGAGATGCAGAAGGTCGGCTAACAATAAACCGTATGGGTTCAGCAAAGGCCCGTCAAAGAAGGAGGAGCGTATGAAGATAACGTACATTGGGGAAACCAGAGCAACGCAGACCGTGGACGGCAAAGACGTCAAACTTGAAAAGGGCATGCAGCTCGAATGTATGGAAAAGGAATATCACTCCGCAACGACCGTAAGGGCAGTGCTTGCTTCAGGCGATCATGTCAAGGTGAAGAGGTCCGAGGTCAAGAAAGTCTGACCAGATAAAACATGCAGTACCCGCAGCATGAGAACCGGCTGTCCCGGAGTCCGGAGCAGCCGGTTGTTTTCTCGAGAAAGCCTTGTTTGACGCGCTTTTACCCTGCATGATAAGATATTTCCATGCCAGTCTTCAGCTACGAAGCTATTGATTCTTCCGGGAAAAAAGTAAAGGAAACGATCTCTTCCTCAGACGAAGATACCCTTAAATCAACCCTCAGGGGCATGGGGCTTGTGCCTCTCAGTATCAAGGTGAGCGAGACAAGGGAGATCTCCCTGTTCCAGAGGATAACAAATGAGGATATCCTGATCTTTACCCAGGAACTCGGCAACCTGCTTGAATCAGGACTCCCCATAGACAGGGCGCTGTATGTGCTTTCAGAGCATTCCGAGAAGAAGGCGCTGTGCGCGATCATCAAGGAGGTCTATATTGACATCCAGAGAGGCAACACGCTCTCGAATGCCATGGCCAAGCACAAAATATTTCCGCGGCTCTATATCAACATGATCAAGGCAGGCGAGTCAGGCGGGATCCTCGAGGTTGTTATCAAGCGGTTGGTGGTATTTCTTGAAACAAGCATCAATTTTAAAAAAGAGATCACCTCAGC
Coding sequences:
- a CDS encoding uroporphyrinogen decarboxylase family protein — translated: MNGLERVATALQFKEADRVPTAPLVCGASHRVAGISYGEWSSGDYVDDMVRGHLDALKLLGHDGVVALVDLSVEAADFGQEVFFPEMNTAYPNYDNPYIKTIDDYKKIQKINPRKSKRMKSVIDMIAGISKEVGKTHAIVGFVYGSLGVLSMMRGAENFFMDLIENPDAVLPALQAMDDTLLDYAMAQAEAGAHAVCYDHLYCSQSILSKELWEKFEGPSIKRLCDAIREKGCLVALHNCGNGIYFDMSQKWANPHAISHAYVADDVDSWEEHKAKWGGKIATIGWIPPGPVAMLGTPEEIEEECKAEIEIFAKGGGFILSTGCEYPPNAPLLNARRIVEAGKKYGVYKK
- a CDS encoding DUF4445 domain-containing protein → MDHTIIFQPSGRRGLVPEGTTILDASRKLGVDIEAVCGELVVCGKCRVKIMEGKFQKEDITSSMKHLSSLDEKENKVLERKDAEEHVRLACCTKIYGDVLVFVPEASRTGKQVVSKAAGKIKVKLKPAVRKYYLELPEPNLDDPLGDFERVESELYRKNPKMKKLSIDYRALQKLPDVLRKSDWKITVTVWNDLEIIRVEPGKVGTSIGLAVDIGTTSVAGYLTDLNTGDVLATESMMNPQVRYGEDVMSRISYCMFNEETGLKELQDTIIEGLNTIAKQATHKAGFSTDDISEMTLVCNTAMHHILLGINPEYMGVAPFTPALHHSVDIKAERLGIHILPAGNIHVLPIEAGFVGADNVGCLIADKPHKRKEMTLLIDIGTNGELVLGNRDKLISCSCATGPALEGAQIEFGMRAAPGAIERVKIDPGTLEATYKVIGSSRWSDGEVNMQAKGICGSAIIDVIAEMFRARILKKNGQIDHDHSSKRIRKNDKGLSEYVLAWKHETAIDADIVVNQKDVRAIQLAKGALYSGCLIMLRKLGIKQFDRLAVAGAFGSHIDKVAAMVIGMFPDCDLKHVEYIGNAAGDGARIALLSTDERKEANVIARKVEYVELALEDDFNDRFGEAMQFPHMFDEFPHLEGILPKEMQKVG
- a CDS encoding DUF2284 domain-containing protein, which translates into the protein MKAPGRKNTPDYRKRLAGLEAFALEKGAYRARVFPSKDVAVDERVRMKCQIPLCPHYGRTLTCPPNVPTVDEFRRALGNYRKALLVQTRSSLSGEIDSYDKEEVKRFFMNPSKTAQAKGGEGGGAQDDFSNVKIAAVRLHKLVNEVESKAMSLGFPYALGLIGGECMLCPACVGPCSAEGCRRPFEARPSMEGVGIDVLQTCVRAGLPFEMPPKTEIVWSGLLLID
- a CDS encoding cobalamin B12-binding domain-containing protein; this translates as MATKEKEQELIKRLQDAIINYKVADARKIAEEAVAAGADAYTVTMEGLAGGMEVVSEKFDSHEYFVPETLLCAKALYAALDVLKPHIKLQAGGVAKGQVVLGVMQGDVHDLGKNIIKAIFEASGWTVHDLGRDVPLKRFVEEQLKTDSDIVMLSAMMTTSMVGIKKLIPMIKEKNPKVKIMIGGAPITEKTVEEYGADITADNAPNALKEAMKMLETLRKGKAA